One window of the Oncorhynchus clarkii lewisi isolate Uvic-CL-2024 chromosome 19, UVic_Ocla_1.0, whole genome shotgun sequence genome contains the following:
- the LOC139374406 gene encoding homeobox protein not2-like: MQVPNRPTGVGAYGYSAMRHYASLYPQRNSSQCAAATKPASGKSFTIDALLAKPSETHIDRTSPIHCRLKYQPTAPLHPFQTQMSSALPQYLYSPNMLHTPVHSHTQPGYSVYCCPPFSCHGAFYAQGKCLSMSHSFKHKEGKSKRMRTSFTNEQLDRLEKEFSRQQYMVGSERFLLASGLQLTEAQVKVWFQNRRIKWRKQSLEQQQNKLVKLGLATPVKSPGSQGLGEEAEEIDFSDG; the protein is encoded by the exons ATGCAAGTACCGAACAGACCAACAGGAGTGGGAGCGTACGGGTACTCCGCCATGCGCCATTACGCTTCGCTCTATCCACAGCGCAACAGTAGCCAGTGCGCAGCGGCGACCAAGCCTGCCAGCGGGAAATCTTTCACCATTGACGCCCTGCTCGCCAAGCCGTCGGAGACACACATAGACCGAACGAGTCCCATTCACTGTAGACTCAAATACCAACCGACAGCGCCACTACATCCTTTCCAGACCCAGATGAGCTCAGCGCTGCCACAGTACCTCTACTCGCCCAACATGCTGCACACGCCGGTGCACAGTCACACACAACCCGGATACTCTGTCTACTGCTGTCCGCCGTTCTCATGCCATGGGGCCTTTTACGCACAAGGTAAAT GTCTATCAATGTCCCACTCATTCAAACACAAGGAAGGGAAATCCAAGAGGATGCGCACCAGCTTCACCAACGAGCAGTTGGACCGTCTGGAGAAGGAGTTCTCCCGGCAGCAGTACATGGTCGGCTCGGAGAGGTTCCTTCTGGCGTCGGGTCTGCAGCTCACAGAGGCTCAG GTTAAAGTGTGGTTCCAGAATCGACGCATCAAATGGCGCAAGCAGAGTCTGGAGCAACAGCAGAACAAGCTGGTTAAACTGGGCCTGGCCACCCCAGTGAAGAGTCCTGGTTCTCAAGGTCTGGGGGAGGAGGCGGAGGAGATCGACTTCTCAGACGGATAA